In Pseudobacteroides sp., the DNA window ATAAACCTGCTCATTTATATTAAGATTTATAGGTATCTGGGGAGCACTCCCTGTTTTATAGTCATAGATATTCCTTATGTACGAAATGAAGCCCTTATAGTCGGAATTAAAACCCGCTGATTTTTTGTCTGTTTCAAAGGAAAATACATAATCCTCATCAATACTTCTGGATGTGTTGTTAAGCTTTAAGCCTTTTTTTATCCTTACAGTATAAATGGTTCCCTCTTCAAGCTTTTTGGGCACAAAGACAGAGGTTTTCTTATGCTTTTCAAACCGGCCTTCAACCTTTGGGGTTATCTCAAATAAACTTTCTATACTGCCGTAGTCCTCATAATTGAAGTTTATTTCAATACCACTGTTTGTAGGGACGTGTACCGACTTATCAGCGGGAAGTGTGCCTAGTATTTTAAAGGCTTGCCTGGTTTGGAAGGACCAAGTGGTTTCCTTCTCCAGCTTAAGGCGGAAAATATAGATGCTGTTTTCGAGAAGCGGTCTTGATGGCTTTATATCAAACTTTTTGGTGTCTGATAAAGTTATAACAGGTGAGGGTTCGCCATCTATAGAAAAGGATGACTTTAACTTCTCCAAGGTAATGTCGCTTTGGGATATCAGCGAAAACCCGGTATCAGGGGATATACCTGTAGCATCCACATCCAATGGAGTTAAAATGAATCCGTTTTTAAGTAAGGAATAGTTGCTGCCTTCATCGGCGGCCGTGCCTGGTATGGCCATTGAGACCAGCATGCACAGTAATAATAAGTTTGTAATAATTTTTTTTAGCATATAAATCTCCTCTCTTATGCACTATATTTGTTTTGACGCAAGCCGGTAGGAAAAGTTCCGGAATAGGGAAATTATTTTCCAAGTCTATGCCGATAACAAATCTGTAACTAATTTATAACCATTTAGGACTTAATTATAATTATAATAACTATGTACGAGCATTAATAGTGGTTGCACTAATAAAAATAAGTTATTAACAGTTGATATATGTAAAAAATAGGGTTTTCATAAGAGAGGGAGCTTAATAAATGAAATGCATAAGAGCTATTTCCATAATTGTGGTGGCATTATTATATATTCCTGCTTGCCATAACGGAAGCAATACTGAAATAATCAATTTATCTCCATCAAAAAAACTTTCTGCAGAGAATGCATATGAAAAGGAAAAGGTGCAAGGGAGAGAAGAAGATTCCAGCAAGTCAAATACACAATCGGATTTTATAGTTGAACCGCAATATGACTATTGTGGTGTGCCTGCTGATGGGATCATAGGAACCCAAAAGGGTGAAGGAGAAGGTATAAAGCATGGGTTTATCGATTCTGACGGCAAGGTTATTACAGATGCCATATATGATGATACAAAGTATTATGTAGGTGCATCAAGCATGTCCTCAGGGTTTTCCCAAGGCCTGGCACCTGTTAAAAAGAATGGCAGATGGGGATACATTGACATGAAGGGTAATCTTGTCATTGGTTTTAGGTATGATGATGCTGATTTGTTCAATGATGGGATAGGTAGAGTTACTATAGATGGAAAATCCGGATATATAAATAAAAAAGGTGAAACCGTCATAGAGCCTCAATTTGAAAGCGGTTCTGAGTTTCACAACGGAATTGCTGTAGCTGTCTCGAATGGCAAATATGGATTTATCGGAACAAAGGGTGACTGGATAATTAAGCCTATCTACGATTATATTGATTTTGGTAGGTATGATAGATATTGGACAAAATCAAACATGCTGCAAATAACGGTCAACGATTTAAACGGGATTGCAAAGGTAGAAAACGGTAAGGTCAAAATTATTGTGGAGCCTAAATACGATAATCTATTTCCGTTTTACGATGGGGAAGCCAAATTTTTGATTTTACACAAGGATAAAGACGGTGTGCCCGGCCTAAGCAGGACTGAAGGTTTTATAAATGAGGCAGGGGAAGAAATATTCACATGGAGCAGCAATGACGAAGAAGGAGAAATGTATGAGTATATATCCGAAGGGATGAGGCTTTATAGAAATAACAAAAAATTATGGGGGTTTACCGATAAAAGTTTTAAGACTGTTATACCATGCAGGTTTGATATGGCAGAACCATTCTATTCCGGTTTTGCACTCATTTATAAGGGGGATAGAATGGGACTAGTGGATAAAGGTGGAAGAATATTGGTTGAGCCAATGTACGATTCGATAATTCCAATGCCTGAAGAGGGCTATGCCATCTTACAAAAAGGAAGCCGCATGCAGCTTTTAAGCACAGATACATTTAAGTCTATCGGCAGGGAATATGATGTGATTGGACGGGGCACAAGTGTTATGACGGTCATGGATAAGGGAAAAGTTGGATTGATTGATAAGAACGGTAGAGAGCTCATAGCACCTAAATTCGAAGAATGTGAAACATTTGCATCATGGGAGGATTATGCCTGGGTTAAGCAAAATGGAGCATGGATTTGTATTGATCAATATGGTAAACAAAAGTTTGAAGGAAGTTTTGAAGAGGTAACAGTCTTCGAGGAAGGACTGGCAGCAGTTAAAAAGGGTAAGTGGGGAGTTATTGATAAGAGCGGCAGTGTAGTTGTACCATTTTTGTATGAAGAGGCATCAGTTGTAAGTAAAAGTCTTGTAAGGGTTAAGCTTGGGGGGAAGTATGGATTTATAAAAAAGTAAAATTGTGATTTGTGAATTTATGAACTAATAACAAAATAAAAAACTTGTACAATATTGTATTAAGCTAATATTTGAAGTAAAATAGTGTGGAGAACTAATATTATTTTGAAAGGAATGGTGGGTCAATGCAAAGAGGTGAAGTAAGGTCACCTGTTATGGTCCTGGTTTTATCACTAATTACATGCGGTATATATCAGTTGTATTGGATATATAAAGTATCGGAAGAAACACAAAGTCATTTGGGGTTAAATACTACATCACCAGGGATGGAATTATTATTTTGCATAATTACATGCGGTTTTTATACTATATACTGGCACTACAAGTACTCAAAGCTTGTAGCCGAATTACAGCAAAGACAAGGTCTAACGCCTGACGATAATTCCCTTATATGTATTTTGTTGACTATATTTGGGTTTGGTATAGTAAGTGCCATGATCGTACAGTCAAGCCTTAATAAGGTTTGGGATGCAGGTTATAAGATTTAATGTCCAAACTGCAAAATACATTAAACAAAGTTTTGCCTTTACTCATTGCACTGTTATTTGTTGCAATTTTATTGCTGCTAGATGGCAGTGCATGCTTATTTAAAAATGTTTGGGGCATACCTTGCCCGGGATGCGGTATGACAAGAGCCTTTCTGGCAGTATTGAAACTTGATATATTGACGGGCTTTTATTATCATCCGCTATTTGTTCTACCTGTTCTAATTGCTGTTTTATATATGGTAAGAAACAAAAGGATAGGTAAGGTAATATTTGGGAATAACATGGTATGGCTTTTGAGTCTTATTGTTACCTTGAGCGTTTGGGCTATTCGGATGATTTTATTTTTCCCTGATACTTCGCCAATGGATATTAACAAAAATGCAGTACTTTTCAAGGTACTAAGGTTTATATTTAATAGTTGGCCCTAACTTGTTAGATATATGTTATTACATTTTTTACAGCACTTATTTTAAGGTGCTTATTATGAGAATATTACACGCTTTTCATAAGCTCAATCTGTATTTCACGTTCTTCTTTAACTTTGTCAAAATTTTTTGGATACATGAGGTTGATAATTACTATTGCGTATTCAGAAGCTACTAACGAATGCCATTTGACATGAGGTGTTGCTGCAACTTGCCCCATAGCTCGTAGTACTTTTGCCTTTATCAGGTTTTTTTCTTCACGAGCAAGACTGTTTATCATACCGGCAATTTGTAACGCATCTTGGAATTTTGCTTCTCTATCTTGCCATTTTGAATTGATGGTAAAACACTCTTCAATCGCTGAGGAACGTTCAATTCCACTGATATTCAAAATATGTTCACCAAGTAAAAGGGCATACTTAGACATTTCTATATGTGTTTTTGGCTCGCTAAACATAATTAACTTATTTTTGAGTTCAGGAATATCATCTGTTTTTCGAATCAGTCCAGAATTAACATATTCCATAAAGGCAAAGCCATCTTTAATAATTTTACCCATATATCTCTCCTTGAAAATTTTATATATTCTGCGAATTAACCAATATGATTTAGCACTTAAATAATAAAAAACAGTATATATAAACTAGCTTCTTTTTGGCTCAAATCCCAAGTAGCGAGTACCTCGAAATGTCAATCTACCGATATCATTTTCTGCAAGCATTCCATATTATTAATAAAATCATCCTCAATATTACTTTATAATAATTTGTATCATTCAACGATAGAGTAGAACTGGTCGTCCCTAATGAGGTTCCGTAAGAAAAGTTAATCTTATCAGTTATGAAAAAACTATACCACATATTATAAGAACTTTAAATACATCAATAAACTCCAGAGTAGGAGATTTTCAATGTTTGTTTTTATAACTCATTTACAATACCTTTTCTGGATTAAATTAGTATTATATAATTGAGTTGTAGACAACAACAATAAATTATAGAGTTGTTGAGAAACATAGGAGGATTTGTACATGAGTATTAGGAGAGTTTTGGTTGTAGTTGTGAGTTTAATTTTTCTCTTTTCCACATTTACTGTTCCACAGGTAGTAAATGCTGCAGACAAGCCCTTTTTGCACCCATTGTTTACTGACCATATGGTAATGCAGAGAGATGCATTGGACCCAGTCTGAGGTTGGACTTCGGCAGGTGAGAAAATTACCATTCAGATCGGAGACAAGATATTCACAGGTACAGCTGATTCAAGCGGTAAATGGATGGTGAAGATAGGTCCCTTTCCAAAGGGAGGGCCTTACGAAATGAAAGTTACCGGTTCAAGAACTGTTACCGTAAAGGATATTCTTTTTGGAGAAGTATGGTTTTGTGCGGGTCAGTCAAATATGGCAATGCAGCTGCCCTTTGCCGGCAATGGTACTGTAGAAGCTGCAAATGCCAATTATCCAAATATAAGGTATTTCTCAACACCCTATCAAAGTACGTCTGAGTCCCAGCCTGTGTTTGGATATGTCAGCAATTGGACACTTTGTACACCCAATTCGGTGGGAAATCTAACAGCGGTAGGATACTTTTTCGCTAGAAAGCTGAGCCAGGACTTGGATGTTCCGGTCGGCATAATCTGTTCAGCTGTGGGTGGTTCTTTTATTGAGAGCTGGATAGGAAATGAGGCATATAAGGCATTTTTGGCATCACCAGAAGCAGCAGGCTTTCAGGCGTCATCACCCAATGGATTTTATAATGGAATGGTATCTCCTATAATGCCTTTTAACATTAAGGGAATCATGTGGTATCAGGGAGAATCAAACACTCAATTTGATTACCTTTATAAAAAGATGCTTACAACAATGATTACTGATTGGCGTAAAAACTATGGCATTGGAGATATACCCTTTATGGTGGTGCAGCTGCCGGGGTATCAGAAGATACAGGCGGCACCTGTTGAAACAGCACCTTATGCGGTAATAATGGCCTAATAATTACAGCTGATATAGGTGAAGAGGATATACATCCTAAAAACAAGCTTGATGTAGGTATCAGAGCTGCAACTTGTGCTTTGGGGAAATATTACGGCAAAACAATAGAATACTCAGGACCTATTATTAAGTCTGCGACAAAGGAAGGAAGTAAAGTAAGAATATCCTTTGACCATATTGGAAGCGGATTGGCAGCAGGTACTAAAGTTGGTACCGAACCGGTCCAATTAAGTACAGGTTCAGCAGTAAAGGGATTTGCAATAGCAGGTGCTGACGGCAAGTTTGTTTGGGCTGATGCAACCATAGATGCGGGAACTGTTTTGGTATCGGCAGCATCAGTAGCAAATCCGGGGGAAGTAAGATACTCATGGGCAAGCAATCCCATAGGCAACCTCTACAATAAAGAAGGGTTGCCTGCTTCACCATTTAGGACAAATGTCTCAACCACTGCTCAAACTCCTACGCCAACAAATAAACCATCGGCAACACCAGCAGGTTATTCAATCACAGGTTATATAGCTCCTGATTTTGTAAATATTCAAAGTGCGGCACCACAGCAGCTATCAGGGTTTAGAGTTGAAGTTTCCGGGACCACACTGTCAGCATTGACTAATGAAAAGGGTGTCTTTGAATTAAAAGATGCACCTGCTTCATCGTCAGGCTACAAGCTTATGATAAGTAAGAATGGTTTCCTTAAAAGAGAGATTGATAGCGTTAAGCTAACAGACAATGTCATCATTTCAACACAATCCTCTCCTATAACTATGTGGGCAGGGGATATAGCGATAAACGGTGTTAAGGATGATGCCATTAACATGATGGATATAATACAGATTGCAAGGGTTTTCAATTCTGTAAGTAATGACGGTAAGTATGATGTGAATTGCGACCTGAATTCCGACGGTGCAATAAATATGAGTGATGTAGTTATTGTGGCCAGACATTTTAACAAGGTGTCGGCAGATTATCCTGTTATGTAATGGGAAGCATCAGCTTCCATCATATGGATTCATATTTTCCTGTTTTCCAGTTAAAATAAAAGCAGCAAGTGCAGGCTGGGTGAGGCCGGTGGCAATAATTGAAGAGGACTGAAAATAGTAATGATATATTCATTTAAGCCAATAATTGATGATAAATGTAAAATACTTATTCTAGGGACAATGCCGGGGGTACAATCCCTTCAGAAACAAGAATACTATGGAAACAAGCAAAATGCTTTCTGGAGAATTATTTTTTCTCTTTTTGAGGTAGAGTATATTCAAAGCTACCATGAGAAAAAGAAATTTCTTCTTGATCACAAAATAGCTTTATGGGACGTTCTTGAGGCATGTGAAAGAGAGGGGAGCCTTGACGCTGACATTAAGAATCCCAGGCCAAACGATTTTAATCATTTGTTTAAATGCTACCCGGAAATAAAGCATGTGTATTTTAATGGGGGACCTGCAGAAAACCTTTATAAAAGATATGTAAAATTAAATTTAAACAACAATGATATTAAATATCAAAGACTGCCTTCTACAAGCCCTGCCTATACTGCTGGATTTTCTGAAAAGCTTGAAAAGTGGAAAATAATTTTACAGGCTTTATAGAATTGTTAGTCGTTGGAATAAAAAGAAAAAAAGAAAAAAGGGGCGTAACTGCCCCTGATTTCATTCTATATTTATAAGGAGGAATTGTTAGCGTTATTTAACATTCTGTAGTGTTCAGTATTTGCTTTTTCAAGTATAATTGTTTAATATGAGTTTCGATTATATCATTAGTATTATCAATTTGAGGAAAATAATACATTAAATCTAAAAAAAAGAGGTGCAAAATGATAATTGTAAATAACCTACATAAAAAATACGGGCAAAAAACTGTTGTTGAAAACATATCTATGAGTATCGAATCAGGCAAAATTACTTTACTGCTGGGTCCAAATGGTGCAGGAAAGTCAACAACCTTAAAGAGTATCGCAGGTCTTTTGAATTTTAACGGAAATATCAATATATGCGGTTTTGATAATAAAAGCCTTGATGCAAAAAGGGTATTCGGATATATACCTGAAACACCGGCCTTATATGATCTTCTTAATGTTGAAGAACATTTGAGGTTTATTGCCAAAGCCTACAAGTTGGACGATAGAGCTATAGATATTGCAAAAAACTATATGGATCGTTTTGAACTTACCGAGCATATAACAAAGCCCACAAGAGAGCTTTCAAAGGGTATGCAGCAAAAAGTCAGTGTTTGTCTTGCCCTTATGACATCACCAAAGGCGGTAATGTTTGATGAACCCATGGTGGGATTGGACCCTAAAGCAATTAAAAGCATGAAGGAAATAATTATAAGCCTCAGAGAAAAGGGGACTAGTGTATTGATAAGTACACATATTATTGATATAGTGGATGATATATGGGATAAAGCTTATATTATGAATAAAGGTAAAATTGCAGCGTGCCTGACTAGGGAAGAGGCCATGAAAAGTGGTAAATCTCTTAATGATACATTTTTTGAAATAACAGAAGGGGGTGCCGGTGTTTAATGGATGCACTTGTGTACCTGCTTAAGCATACCTATATAAATATGTTGAAAAGGCTTTTTAAAAAGCCTGCAGCAGCCATCCTAACGGTCATAACAATTTTATGCATGCTGGGACCCACTGTGTTAAGGCTGACAACAATGAGCAGTACCAAAAGGCCGGAGTTATTTGAGGCCATCATTGGGGGAGGAACCCTTTTATATGGCTTTTTTCTTTTTTCGTCTATTGTAGCTCAAAATGCCGGAATGTTTTATTTGGCTGATGTAAACCTTGTTTTTACATCTCCTATCCACCGAAAGAAAGTATTGATTTATGCTATGATAGGCTCCCTGATGGGCAGCATCCTTATGTCACTCTTTATCATTATTATGCTCCCAATGGTTGGGGGAGGAGGCATATACCTATTCCAATATATTGCTGCCGGTTTCTCAGTAATACTTATGATGTGCATGCTTTTCCTGCTGTATTTTTGTTTTTATCTCAGAGGTGCAAAAAGCGGGGATGGGATCAACCCTTTAAAAATAGTAAGCAAGGTTTTTATGATACTTGTTGCATTATCTCTTTCTGCAACTGTAATTTACGTATCAGGAGACTTTAATAAAGCCATAAAAATGTACTTTGAGAGCTATGCTTATAACTTGGTGCCGATATTTGGCTGGACAAAATGGGCAGTAGTAAGTGCATTAAATGGTGATATATTATTCTGGCTTGCTGCAACAGGTGTTTCTTTGCTGTTTTCGGGAATAGTTATAAAGGCTATACTCAATATGGAACATGAATATTATGAGCAGGCTATGACAGATGCCTATAGGATTCAAGAAATTAGGACTAAGGCTTCATCCGGCAATCTGGATGCACAGTCCTTTTATACTAAAAAAGTTAGAAAGGCTGAGATAGAATTTAAAGATGGTGCAAAGGCAATATGGTCAAGGCATGTACTTGAAATAAAAAAATCGGGAATAGGAAAAAACAATACAGGAATAATAATAGGAATAGTCTATGTAATACTGTTTTCACTGGTATTTAAGCTTGACTATACAGCCATAGTTTATATGATAATTCTTTTGAACATGTCCAATTCAATGAATGATGCCTGGAACAAGGAGTTTAAAAAGCATTTTATTTATTTGATACCGGAAAGCTCCATGTCTAAAGCATATTATGGCACCGTGACCAGTCTTATAAAGTCAATTTTCGCAGGAATACCCTCATTTGTATTGCTATATATTTTAAAAAGGCCACCTGTTATTGAGATTATTGTACTGTATTTTGTATACACTTCATTTATGCCGGTATTTCTGTATTCGGCGGTATTCGCCCAGAGAATTGCCGGTTCGCGAAGCAATGTTCTAATGGTGATGATGATAAGGATGCTGGCGGTGCTTTTAAGTGCCATACCTTCCTCGGTTGTTATGGCAGTCATATATATCATGACTGGGACTGCTTTTGGAGGACTGCTGCCCCTTATAATGGTTGCCGTTAATATTGCCACAGCGATTCTTCTGCTTAAGGTGAGCAGCAGAATATTCGAAGTGGCGGAGCTTATGGATTGATTATAAATATAAAAAGGCTTGCATCAAAGACGTGCAGGCCTTTTTTAACATCAAGGCTGCAAAATTTACATGCATATAGCCATCTTTTTCTTAAGAACGTTTACAGCCTCATTTCCAACTAGGCATTCAACTATTTTAAGTGAGAATTCTATGGCAGTGCCTGCACCCTTTGAAGTGATAAGTCTGCCGTCAACCACTGCATTAGAGTCAAATTCAACTGATGCATCCATCAAGTCGCTTTCCATTCCAGGGTAGCATATGGCTTTTTTTCCTTTTAGCATTCCCAGCTTTCCCAAGATTGTAGGGGCTGCACAAATAGATGCAATCCATTTTTCGTTGTTAAAATAATCGGTAAGTAAAGTGACAAACCCCTTATGCTGGCTAAAGCTGCTTGTTCCAGGTCCGCCGGGTATAACAAGCATATCTCCCTTGCTGAAATCACATTCTTCAAAGAGGGTATCCGCTTCAATTATTATATCGTGGGAGCCTTTAACCTGTCTTTTTTTGGTTATTGATACTGAAGTAACATCAATACCGGCTCTTCTTAAGATATCAATGGGACTTACAGCCTCTATTTCCTCAAATCCGTCAGTGAGTAAAACAAAAACCTTCAATATCAGCACATCCTTTCGTAATATGTTTTCTACCAACTTGAAATTTTATCATATTTTTGTTAAATGGAAAACTTATTTATGGGTAATATTATATACAAACAATCATAACACTATTTAAAACTCAAGGAGATGGGATTTTGGCTATCGGTTACGCATGCATAACAATAGGGGTACAGGATGCAAAGCAGGCTCGGTGCACCATAGGCAATGCCACAGAGGATAATTTACGAAGACTAATAAAAGATAACCTAAATGCATTGGATGCGGCAATCGATTATAACATTGCCATGGGTATAAGTCTTTTTAGAATCAGCTCTGATATTGTACCCTTTGGATCTCATCCTGTAAATAAGCTTTTATGGTGGGAGGAGTTTGGAGAAAAGCTTGCACAAATAGGTAAGAAAGTTATTGATTCGGGAATGAGGGCTACAATGCATCCTGGCCAGTATACTGTATTAAACTCCAAAAACTCAGAGGTGGTTGACAATGCATTATTGGATTTAAAATACCATTGTAAATTTATGGATGTGTTGGGCTTGGATGAAAAAAACAAGATGATACTTCATGTTGGAGGAGTTTACGGAGATAAAAAGAATTCGGCAGAGGTGTTTAAATCAAACTATCTAAGGCTGCCTGACAACATAAAGGGAAGGCTCATAATCGAAAATGATGATAAAAATTATACTGTAGAGGATGTACTTGGAATATCAAGGGCACTTGAGGTACCTGTTGTTTTTGACAACCTTCACAATAAGTTGAATCCTTCCTTGGAAACTATACCGGAACAAGGTTGGGTTGATATTTGCAGATCTACCTGGAAACAGAAAGACGGAGTTCAAAAAATACACTATTCACAGCAAAAAGCAGGAGGAACGGCAGGTTCACATTCCGATACAATCTATATTGAGGAATTTATTAAATTTTATAATAACATTCGTGATAAAAACATTGATATAATGCTTGAGGTAAAAGACAAGAATATATCCTGCATAAAGTGTATCAATTCATCCTCTTCAAAAACATCTGCAAAAGATCTGGAGGAGGAGTGGGCAAGGTATAAATACTTTGTACTAAGCCGTTCAGCAAGTATATATTCTGAGATAAGGGAGCAGCTTAAAGATAAAGAAAATATTGATGCAGTTAGATTCTATAAAAAAATTGAACAGGCTATAGATAAAGCCGAGGATAAAGGGGCAGAGGTTAATGCTGCCCAGCATGTTTGGGGATATATCAATAAAAACTGCAAAGAGGCTGAAAAAAGAAGGTTCAATAAGCTTCTAGCCAGTTACATTGATAAAGGCGATGGATTAAAATCTATAAAGAATCATTTGTTAAAATGTGCAATTGAACAGGATATAAGCTATCTTATAAACTCCTATTATTTTTATATTTAGCATCATGAAAAAAATATAAAATTATTTTTAAAAAAGTATTAAGGATTTTAAAATACCGTCGATAATTATAGTGAGTAAGTAAAGTTTACTCCCCTAATAGCCCTCAATGGGCTTTTTTTTTATGTCTAGGATAAAATCCCATTGTTATTTTTTGTCTAAGGGGATAAAATATATAAAAAGTGCTTATAGATTTCGTTTGGTTATAAAAAGAAATGATGGGGCGGATAAATAATGGGGAAGCTGATTTTGGTAACCGGCGGTGCAAGAAGCGGCAAGAGCACCTATGCCGAGGAGATTGTAAAGAAAACAGGCAAAAGGGTTTTATATATAGCAACAGCTAAGGGCTTTGATGAAGAAATGAAGCAGAGAATAAAAAAACACAGAGAGCAAAGGCCATCATCGTGGGAAACACTGGAGGCTTTCAGAGATTTTGAAAATATACTTAATACCCGGCTTGCAGATAAAGAAGTGATTTTACTTGACTGTATAACCATTATGGTAGCAAACATTATGTATGAGGGGTGTTCTGATTGGGATAATATGACCATACTGGAGATCGATAAGATGGAAGCTGAAATTAACAAAGAAATAAGCAGTCTCTTAGAGGTAATCCGAGAAGGAAATATTCCATTTGTATTAGTTACAAATGAGATTGGAATGGGAGTTGTGCCAGAGTTTCCATCAGGTCGAGTATTTCGTGATCTTGCAGGAAGAGTAAATCAGCAATTGGCAAAAGCTGCTGATGAAGTATATTTATGTGTGTCGGGAATACCGGTAAAGATTAAATGATATATTTTACATGTATACAGGGGTGTTTATTGTGTTTGTGATAAAAAGATTGGTATTGATGCTTCAATTCCTTACAACAATACCAATCAGAATAAATTTAAATGTTACAGATGAAGATTTCGGGAAGGGATTGGCATTTGCACCGGTTATAGGCCTTATAATAGGCGGAATACTGGCTGTAACTTATCGTTTTTTAGGATTTATATTTCCTGCCGCTATAAGTTCTATCATAATTATCATAGAATACATGCTTCTAACTGGAGGGCTTCACTTGGACGGGCTGGGAGATACTTTTGACGGTCTTTTTTCCAACAGATCCAAGGAAAGGATGCTGGAGATAATGAAAGACAGCAGGCTCGGAACAAATGCCGTGTTGGGAATTTTCAGTGTGCTGATTTTATATTACGGGTTTTTATCACAAATGCCGCCCGATCGTATTTCTCTAGTATTAATGCTTTTTCCTGTTGCAGGCAGGATGGCAACCCTTATTGGTGCATCCATATCAAATTATGCAAGAAATAACGGACTTGGGAAGTCTTTTGTTGATTACTGCGGATACAAGGAATTAATCATCGGGATTATTCTTTCCATTTGTATTTTCAGTATCCTTTACAAGGGCGAAGGTTTGATATTATTGATTGTACCAGTTGTATCGGCACTTATCACTGTAAAG includes these proteins:
- a CDS encoding sialate O-acetylesterase, giving the protein MKVTGSRTVTVKDILFGEVWFCAGQSNMAMQLPFAGNGTVEAANANYPNIRYFSTPYQSTSESQPVFGYVSNWTLCTPNSVGNLTAVGYFFARKLSQDLDVPVGIICSAVGGSFIESWIGNEAYKAFLASPEAAGFQASSPNGFYNGMVSPIMPFNIKGIMWYQGESNTQFDYLYKKMLTTMITDWRKNYGIGDIPFMVVQLPGYQKIQAAPVETAPYAVIMA
- a CDS encoding dockerin type I domain-containing protein; its protein translation is MGKYYGKTIEYSGPIIKSATKEGSKVRISFDHIGSGLAAGTKVGTEPVQLSTGSAVKGFAIAGADGKFVWADATIDAGTVLVSAASVANPGEVRYSWASNPIGNLYNKEGLPASPFRTNVSTTAQTPTPTNKPSATPAGYSITGYIAPDFVNIQSAAPQQLSGFRVEVSGTTLSALTNEKGVFELKDAPASSSGYKLMISKNGFLKREIDSVKLTDNVIISTQSSPITMWAGDIAINGVKDDAINMMDIIQIARVFNSVSNDGKYDVNCDLNSDGAINMSDVVIVARHFNKVSADYPVM
- a CDS encoding WG repeat-containing protein; translated protein: MKCIRAISIIVVALLYIPACHNGSNTEIINLSPSKKLSAENAYEKEKVQGREEDSSKSNTQSDFIVEPQYDYCGVPADGIIGTQKGEGEGIKHGFIDSDGKVITDAIYDDTKYYVGASSMSSGFSQGLAPVKKNGRWGYIDMKGNLVIGFRYDDADLFNDGIGRVTIDGKSGYINKKGETVIEPQFESGSEFHNGIAVAVSNGKYGFIGTKGDWIIKPIYDYIDFGRYDRYWTKSNMLQITVNDLNGIAKVENGKVKIIVEPKYDNLFPFYDGEAKFLILHKDKDGVPGLSRTEGFINEAGEEIFTWSSNDEEGEMYEYISEGMRLYRNNKKLWGFTDKSFKTVIPCRFDMAEPFYSGFALIYKGDRMGLVDKGGRILVEPMYDSIIPMPEEGYAILQKGSRMQLLSTDTFKSIGREYDVIGRGTSVMTVMDKGKVGLIDKNGRELIAPKFEECETFASWEDYAWVKQNGAWICIDQYGKQKFEGSFEEVTVFEEGLAAVKKGKWGVIDKSGSVVVPFLYEEASVVSKSLVRVKLGGKYGFIKK
- a CDS encoding putative ABC exporter domain-containing protein: MDALVYLLKHTYINMLKRLFKKPAAAILTVITILCMLGPTVLRLTTMSSTKRPELFEAIIGGGTLLYGFFLFSSIVAQNAGMFYLADVNLVFTSPIHRKKVLIYAMIGSLMGSILMSLFIIIMLPMVGGGGIYLFQYIAAGFSVILMMCMLFLLYFCFYLRGAKSGDGINPLKIVSKVFMILVALSLSATVIYVSGDFNKAIKMYFESYAYNLVPIFGWTKWAVVSALNGDILFWLAATGVSLLFSGIVIKAILNMEHEYYEQAMTDAYRIQEIRTKASSGNLDAQSFYTKKVRKAEIEFKDGAKAIWSRHVLEIKKSGIGKNNTGIIIGIVYVILFSLVFKLDYTAIVYMIILLNMSNSMNDAWNKEFKKHFIYLIPESSMSKAYYGTVTSLIKSIFAGIPSFVLLYILKRPPVIEIIVLYFVYTSFMPVFLYSAVFAQRIAGSRSNVLMVMMIRMLAVLLSAIPSSVVMAVIYIMTGTAFGGLLPLIMVAVNIATAILLLKVSSRIFEVAELMD
- a CDS encoding putative immunity protein, which gives rise to MGKIIKDGFAFMEYVNSGLIRKTDDIPELKNKLIMFSEPKTHIEMSKYALLLGEHILNISGIERSSAIEECFTINSKWQDREAKFQDALQIAGMINSLAREEKNLIKAKVLRAMGQVAATPHVKWHSLVASEYAIVIINLMYPKNFDKVKEEREIQIELMKSV
- a CDS encoding DUF4234 domain-containing protein, translated to MQRGEVRSPVMVLVLSLITCGIYQLYWIYKVSEETQSHLGLNTTSPGMELLFCIITCGFYTIYWHYKYSKLVAELQQRQGLTPDDNSLICILLTIFGFGIVSAMIVQSSLNKVWDAGYKI
- a CDS encoding DNA-deoxyinosine glycosylase; amino-acid sequence: MIYSFKPIIDDKCKILILGTMPGVQSLQKQEYYGNKQNAFWRIIFSLFEVEYIQSYHEKKKFLLDHKIALWDVLEACEREGSLDADIKNPRPNDFNHLFKCYPEIKHVYFNGGPAENLYKRYVKLNLNNNDIKYQRLPSTSPAYTAGFSEKLEKWKIILQAL
- a CDS encoding ABC transporter ATP-binding protein codes for the protein MIIVNNLHKKYGQKTVVENISMSIESGKITLLLGPNGAGKSTTLKSIAGLLNFNGNINICGFDNKSLDAKRVFGYIPETPALYDLLNVEEHLRFIAKAYKLDDRAIDIAKNYMDRFELTEHITKPTRELSKGMQQKVSVCLALMTSPKAVMFDEPMVGLDPKAIKSMKEIIISLREKGTSVLISTHIIDIVDDIWDKAYIMNKGKIAACLTREEAMKSGKSLNDTFFEITEGGAGV
- a CDS encoding DUF2752 domain-containing protein, whose amino-acid sequence is MSKLQNTLNKVLPLLIALLFVAILLLLDGSACLFKNVWGIPCPGCGMTRAFLAVLKLDILTGFYYHPLFVLPVLIAVLYMVRNKRIGKVIFGNNMVWLLSLIVTLSVWAIRMILFFPDTSPMDINKNAVLFKVLRFIFNSWP